The following proteins are encoded in a genomic region of Amphiura filiformis chromosome 18, Afil_fr2py, whole genome shotgun sequence:
- the LOC140139071 gene encoding uncharacterized protein, giving the protein MASEPESRPIASRTRSKYEMYSQVNADAMLQQTVMSPYTKDENTLPDEKLEEIQEAVRKMEEELSFAKERARRAQQRQEQKDEVNPDDSASNISLHSSTSSVQKAKVKEIELAAKMANIRRSNEIKERKRIYNEDFKTLLYNRNSQAAACRAKEELRLAQQRADEMNLRKEIEEEEERLSCLEQEMAITTDWEAAKATTYALGSCSSEVTSIGTRNSIYQASDRDRSPTVTAPPQYMPATSKQRLEKTSDAIQRRTDTTEERKPVITISGETKSNLAKPTVNTETESKDLLVTLLDKLVTYQREATLPTTDIDTFDGSDVIQFPTFLRTFTSTVEDVTNDNKGRLEMLLKYTKKEAKQLIKDCIFIENQKEAYLTAIKLLKDNYGQPAMLATKYKERAEQWVQINPGDSAALKRYAIFLTGFRNARMGTPDLKTTVGRCRDNENRATRFEDFEQFVTKLSRDENDPRISGLGYQGVKASRSSDTAPKRKVFATNVQQSQKNNTVNTAVNQSKSSPSCIYCGEGTRHQLPECRKFAALNGVEKSAIFKKKGLCFGCMRPGHMKKNCPKPLKCSKCKRAHPTPLHDPNREKKASGDKPGETPSVMTGCVGTPEEGSGPLMTIIPILVKVKNSDQCLDTHAFLDNGCGGVFVNKELSDMLHVRTRATKLFLRTINLEETVDTETTLDQLQIGNIDGTTFIDIPDAYVKDIPVDEQEILTQGDIDKWEHLHSIKLPKLDTTQACLPQVTMMIGINVPAATTPLETRVGDIGQPYAVRSPLGWLVYGLLGRRKTTDVHFCSTTRIQKSDQQLEQLFRNYVNKDFDERLNVNETKPSVEDKQFLQVMADTIRQETDGHFMTALPFRNKDIVMPNNRTQAEGFANSLRKRLNKDSDLHEQYTKFMNDLEANGYAERVPDKEMVRADGRQWYVPHHGVFNPRKPGKIRVVYNCPAAHQGVSINKLLLSGPDLTNRLSGVITRWRKEPVAVLADIQSMFYQVRVEEDDRDMLRYLWWPNGNLDNKLQDYRMCVHIFGAVSSPSCANFVLRKIATDCKNTKPKVAEAICHSFYVDDMLKSFTTEVEAAEVSKDIQQTLQRGGFRLTKWLSNSRMVLRRFPSEDRAEPVKHLDIDVDSLPTERALGVQWNAETDQLGFSISMNDRWNVMTRRNLLSIICGVYDPMGMVAPFVMKAKIILQSLCQQKIGWDDDIPRQEAREWSRWTTELPKLKEVKLNRCMKSASIKNPTKIQFHHFADASEKGYGVVSYVRYIEGQEVHCSFLMAKARVRPLKQVTIPRLELTAAVTAVRVDCKLKSDWKTGDEEQQIDSHFWTDSSTVLKYIGNESSRFHTLVANRVEEIREASELSQWHYVPTQDNPADDCSRGLSMTKLLKCDRWFNGPHFLWKEEDEWPKSESTEPESLSTQDSEVRDTRSRSVNVMAGVVKGEEPQDPVTRIIHYYSNWMKLKRMVAWWLRLKQVLLQKSRKQEVRLESKNLTVEELQRAEETIIKTVQQQAFPKEVTALQKCKGKPVQKLTTNEDKEAKNASPMKVHSGSPILNLDPILSNGVFRVGGRLSNAQIPEDAKHQFILPRYHHVSDIILDYVHRQCKHQGRNHVLTTLRQKYWILGAGVKVKQLMKKCLICRKQRCKLNQQMMADLPAQRVKADDPPFTYTGVDYFVPYEIKRGRSTVKRHGVLFTCLNSRAVHIEVADSMTTSSCINALRRFIARRGMVKEIVSDNGSNFVGTNRELHEAFKALDHDAIQMFASTHEINWKFNTPTASHHGGVWERMIRTVRKILHAMLSEQHLKVARTDEELYILMCEVEVTINSRPLTRMSEDPTDLCVLTPNHLLQLRNPETLPPGVFTEKDAYSRRRWRQVQFLADLFWKRWVAEYLPMLQTRQTWLKPKKNLQVDDIVLVVDNSAPRNSWPMGRIEKIHVGNKGLVRSVTVKTQSTTLDRPINKLCLLLEME; this is encoded by the exons ATGGCGTCAGAAcctgaaagtaggcctatagccagTAGAACAAGATCAAAATATGAAATGTATTCTCAGGTGAATGCAGATGCTATGTTACAACAAACAGTAATGTCACCGTATACAAAGGATGAGAATACCCTACCAGATGAGAAACTTGAAGAAATTCAAGAAGCTGTTCGAAAGATGGAAGAAGAATTGAGCTTTGCCAAAGAAAGAGCACGCCGTGCACAGCAGAGACAGGAGCAGAAAGATGAAGTTAACCCAGATGACAGTGCCTCCAACATTTCATTACATTCGTCCACATCTTCTGTGCAGAAAGCAAAGGTGAAGGAAATTGAGTTAGCAGCAAAAATGGCAAACATTAGAAGAAGTAATGAAATCAAAGAAAGGAAGCGCATTTACAACGAAGACTTCAAGACGCTGTTATACAACAGGAACTCTCAAGCCGCAGCTTGTAGAGCAAAGGAAGAATTGAGGTTAGCACAACAAAGGGCAGACGAAATGAATTTACGCAAAGAAATTGAGGAAGAAGAGGAACGCTTGAGCTGCTTAGAACAGGAAATGGCTATAACAACAGACTGGGAAGCGGCGAAAGCAACTACATATGCACTTGGAAGCTGCTCGTCTGAAGTTACCAGCATTGGAACCAGAAACTCAATTTACCAAGCCAGTGATAGAGATAGGTCTCCAACCGTGACAGCGCCACCACAGTACAT GCCAGCAACTTCAAAGCAAAGATTGGAGAAAACAAGTGATGCGATACAAAGACGAACAGATACAACTGAAGAAAGGAAACCAGTCATCACGATCAGTGGAGAAACAAAGTCAAATCTAGCCAAGCCCACTGTAAACACAGAAACAGAGAGTAAAGATCTGTTAGTAACATTGCTGGATAAACTGGTGACTTATCAGCGAGAAGCAACATTACCAACTACAGACATTGATACATTTGACGGCTCAGATGTGATACAGTTTCCGACGTTCTTGAGGACCTTTACCAGTACAGTGGAAGATGTCACCAATGATAACAAAGGTCGCTTGGAGATGCTCCTGAAGTATACTAAGAAGGAGGCAAAGCAGCTTATAAAGGATTGCATTTTCATAGAGAACCAGAAGGAAGCCTACCTGACAGCAATTAAATTGCTGAAAGACAATTACGGACAGCCAGCGATGTTGGCAACTAAATATAAAGAACGAGCTGAACAATGGGTTCAAATAAACCCAGGTGACAGTGCTGCACTGAAGAGATACGCAATATTCCTCACCGGATTCAGGAATGCGCGAATGGGAACCCCTGATCTGAAGACC ACCGTGGGAAGGTGCAGAGACAATGAAAACAGAGCCACCAGATTTGAAGACTTTGAGCAGTTTGTCACTAAGCTGTCACGAGATGAAAATGACCCAAGAATATCTGGCCTAGGATACCAAGGTGTGAAAGCAAGTAGAAGCAGTGATACTGCCCCCAAGAGAAAGGTTTTCGCCACAAATGTACAACAGAGTCAGAAGAACAATACAGTGAATACAGCTGTGAACCAAAGCAAGTCAAGTCCTTCATGCATCTATTGTGGAGAGGGAACTCGTCACCAACTACCAGAATGCAGGAAATTTGCTGCTTTGAATGGGGTTGAGAAATCAGCGATATTTAAGAAGAAAGGACTGTGCTTTGGGTGTATGAGACCAGGCCATATGAAGAAGAACTGCCCTAAACCGCTGAAGTGCAGCAAGTGTAAGAGAGCGCATCCTACACCACTTCATGACCCTAATCGTGAGAAGAAAGCATCGGGAGATAAACCAGGTGAAACTCCAAGTGTGATGACGGGATGTGTTGGAACACCAGAGGAAGGGAGTGGACCACTGATGACTATAATCCCCATTTTGGTGAAAGTTAAGAACAGTGATCAGTGCTTAGATACACATGCCTTTCTAGACAATGGCTGTGGAGGAGTCTTTGTTAATAAAGAACTGTCAGATATGCTACATGTCAGGACGAGAGCTACTAAACTATTCCTGAGAACTATCAACTTGGAGGAGACCGTGGATACAGAGACAACACTTGATCAACTGCAAATAGGGAACATAGATGGTACCACATTCATAGACATACCAGATGCCTATGTTAAAGATATACCAGTTGATGAGCAAGAAATTCTCACCCAAGGAGATATAGACAAATGGGAGCACCTGCATTCAATTAAGTTACCCAAATTAGACACAACACAAGCATGTTTACCCCAGGTGACAATGATGATAGGTATAAATGTGCCGGCAGCCACAACGCCACTAGAAACCAGAGTTGGGGACATTGGTCAACCATACGCTGTGAGATCGCCACTGGGCTGGCTAGTATATGGGCTGCTTGGAAGAAGGAAGACAACAGATGTACACTTCTGTAGTACAACAAGAATACAGAAAAGTGATCAGCAGCTTGAACAGTTATTCAGAAACTATGTGAACAAAGATTTCGATGAGAGACTTAATGTAAATGAAACCAAGCCCTCAGTAGAGGACAAGCAGTTCCTTCAGGTGATGGCGGACACAATCAGACAGGAGACAGATGGGCACTTTATGACGGCGCTACCATTCAGAAATAAAGATATTGTGATGCCCAATAATCGCACACAAGCGGAAGGTTTTGCCAATAGTCTGAGAAAACGCCTGAACAAGGACAGCGACTTACATGAGCAGTATACCAAGTTTATGAATGACTTGGAAGCCAATGGCTATGCTGAGAGAGTACCAGATAAAGAGATGGTGCGTGCTGATGGACGGCAGTGGTATGTGCCCCACCATGGAGTATTTAACCCACGCAAGCCTGGGAAAATCAGAGTGGTTTACAATTGCCCAGCGGCTCACCAAGGCGTCTCTATAAACAAACTACTATTAAGCGGTCCAGATCTCACTAACAGGCTGAGTGGAGTCATAACCAGATGGAGAAAGGAGCCTGTAGCGGTATTAGCCGATATACAGAGCATGTTCTATCAAGTAAGGGTGGAAGAAGATGACAGAGATATGTTGAGGTATCTTTGGTGGCCCAATGGGAACCTAGACAACAAACTTCAAGATTATCGCATGTgtgttcatatctttggagccGTTTCCTCCCCCAGTTGTGCCAACTTTGTGCTGAGGAAGATTGCAACTGACTGTAAGAACACCAAACCCAAGGTAGCGGAAGCCATATGCCACTCCTTTTATGTCGATGACATGCTAAAATCATTCACGACGGAGGTGGAGGCTGCTGAAGTCTCCAAAGATATCCAACAGACTTTACAAAGGGGTGGTTTTAGATTGACTAAATGGCTAAGCAACAGCCGGATGGTGTTGCGCCGATTTCCATCCGAGGACAGAGCAGAACCAGTGAAACATCTTGATATAGATGTGGATTCCCTTCCAACAGAGAGAGCTCTAGGAGTGCAATGGAATGCAGAAACCGACCAATTGGGATTCTCAATCAGCATGAATGATAGGTGGAATGTAATGACCAGAAGGAATTTGCTATCTATCATATGTGGAGTGTATGACCCAATGGGCATGGTGGCACCATTTGTGATGAAAGCCAAAATCATACTGCAGTCTCTATGCCAACAGAAGATAGGATGGGATGATGACATTCCACGACAAGAAGCCCGTGAATGGAGCAGATGGACCACAGAGCTTCCCAAGCTGAAGGAAGTTAAGCTGAACAGATGTATGAAGTCAGCCTCTATCAAGAACCCAACGAAGATCCAGTTCCATCACTTCGCTGATGCTAGTGAAAAGGGATATGGTGTAGTGAGCTATGTTAGATACATAGAGGGACAAGAAGTACATTGTTCCTTCCTGATGGCTAAGGCCAGAGTCAGGCCATTGAAGCAGGTCACCATACCCAGACTGGAATTAACAGCAGCTGTGACTGCAGTCAGAGTAGACTGCAAATTGAAGAGTGACTGGAAAACCGGGGATGAAGAGCAGCAGATTGATAGTCATTTTTGGACGGATAGTTCAACCGTGTTGAAATACATTGGAAATGAATCCTCCCGTTTCCACACGCTTGTGGCCAACAGAGTGGAAGAGATCAGGGAAGCATCTGAGTTGTCACAATGGCACTACGTACCTACACAGGATAACCCGGCAGATGATTGTTCCCGTGGACTTTCGATGACAAAGCTATTGAAGTGTGACAGATGGTTCAACGGTCCACATTTCTTATGGAAAGAAGAAGATGAATGGCCAAAGTCAGAATCAACAGAACCAGAAAGCCTGTCAACTCAAGATTCAGAAGTGAGAGATACCAGATCCCGTTCTGTGAATGTAATGGCTGGAGTGGTGAAAGGTGAAGAACCACAAGACCCTGTAACCAGAATCATCCACTACTATTCTAATTGGATGAAGTTGAAAAGAATGGTAGCATGGTGGCTTCGTCTTAAACAAGTCCTGCTGCAGAAGTCCAGGAAGCAAGAAGTTAGGCTAGAGTCCAAAAACCTGACAGTGGAAGAACTACAGAGGGCTGAAGAGACCATTATCAAGACGGTTCAGCAGCAAGCGTTTCCTAAAGAAGTGACAGCCTTACAGAAGTGTAAAGGCAAACCAGTACAGAAATTGACCACAAATGAAGACAAAGAAGCAAAGAATGCATCACCCATGAAGGTCCACAGCGGAAGTCCTATATTGAATCTGGATCCGATACTAAGTAACGGAGTTTTTCGGGTAGGAGGAAGACTGAGCAATGCACAAATACCAGAAGATGCCAAGCACCAATTCATACTTCCCAGATACCACCATGTTTCCGATATAATCTTGGATTATGTTCATCGCCAGTGTAAACACCAAGGCAGAAATCATGTACTAACTACCCTGCGACAGAAATATTGGATACTGGGGGCCGGTGTAAAAGTGAAGCAGCTGATGAAGAAATGTCTAATTTGCAGAAAACAGCGCTGTAAGTTAAACCAACAAATGATGGCTGACCTCCCTGCTCAACGTGTTAAAGCAGATGACCCACCGTTCACTTACACAGGGGTGGACTACTTCGTTCCATACGAGATCAAACGTGGAAGATCAACAGTAAAGCGCCACGGAGTGTTGTTCACTTGTTTGAACAGTCGTGCGGTGCACATAGAGGTTGCAGATAGTATGACCACTAGTTCTTGTATTAACGCCTTGAGAAGATTTATAGCAAGGAGAGGAATGGTGAAGGAGATTGTCTCGGACAATGGCAGCAATTTTGTGGGCACCAACCGTGAGCTACATGAAGCATTCAAAGCCCTTGACCACGATGCTATTCAGATGTTTGCATCCACCCATGAGATTAACTGGAAATTCAACACTCCCACAGCATCGCACCATGGAGGAGTGTGGGAACGGATGATCCGTACAGTCAGGAAAATCCTCCATGCCATGTTGTCTGAGCAGCATTTGAAAGTGGCAAGAACCGATGAAGAGCTTTACATTTTAATGTGTGAAGTGGAAGTAACAATAAACTCAAGACCACTGACAAGAATGTCGGAGGACCCAACCGATTTGTGTGTACTGACCCCGAACCACCTGCTACAGCTGCGCAACCCAGAAACACTCCCACCAGGAGTATTCACAGAGAAAGATGCCTACTCCAGAAGACGCTGGAGACAAGTACAATTCCTAGCCGACCTATTTTGGAAAAGATGGGTTGCAGAATACCTACCAATGCTCCAAACACGTCAAACGTGGCTGAAACCCAAGAAAAATCTTCAGGTCGATGACATAGTGCTTGTGGTAGATAATTCAGCTCCACGCAACTCTTGGCCGATGGGCAGAATAGAGAAGATTCATGTGGGAAACAAAGGCCTAGTGCGCAGTGTGACAGTGAAGACACAATCGACCACCCTAGATCGTCCAATCAACAAGTTATGCCTTCTGCTTGAAATGGAGTGA
- the LOC140140104 gene encoding cytosolic carboxypeptidase-like protein 5 — MEFRSGGLLFTSKFDSGNLARVERVLADDDDEPGTHRIGDPGINPDYEFNVWTNPDCSGTEFENGNRTWFHFAIKGCPMNKLVKINVINLNKQGKLYNQGMSPVVKVMPQKPKWERIRDKPSTETVDGQFTMSFTYRFEYRFSCVYFAFCYPFSYAEYQTKLEELDSKLGAGGDMSANSSPNSIYYHRELLCYSRDHLRVDLVTISSCHGLTKEEEPRLDRLFPDLDTPRAKTFRGKRVFFLSSRVHPGETPASFVFNGFLELILRPKDPRAIQLRKQYVFKLVPLLNPDGVQRGHYRTDQRGVNLNRMYLNPDPELHPSIYAAKSVILYHHIHSRVRPQPKDAPHTSDRQNQQRPKTSHSQRQSAARVPTRQSVQSAYSTRTIPQNQMISDKEDPFGSDDIVETVLKKPNAIVMVHDSVTAVNQTKEGGDSRVDTDTAAGGDSGLPGGDANSRSLANGPNVHSLSGLPDGYEASHPLSTLTWDASIEDSDGEDGDLCQKTSQLSLADSTAPSTPVSCYKQEDLLAVSPQESGIAFYVDLHGHASKRGCFIYGNHLPMVEDHIENLLYPKLISMNSAYFDFDGCNFSEKNMYTKDKRDAGISKEGSGRVAIHKATGIIHSYTLECNYNTGRFMNSIAPATMDDGKATPPPVAGFPPKYTMAHYEDVGKAVAIAALDMTDTNPWSRLASTEYMSVHGVRGWVQRYLRSVRGAPKLPNKMSRVASKTSSIVASATTQSGMHTRARQALSDTDAHQTSRHNQSLHENTGNHANNNSNRKPVMGRHHLGPVRETRASIERKKRLAQIHQQQSHREVSNKPPTTYNTPSPTSYTVNTPAPCSSTSHSPLNLTFSSGASRNKPLSHGAVQGKLSLTHKNVAGATHVNNSNNQAAGGGKVTNQMQPASHRMPPKGTKKVIEELITHMVVNSLDTMKKTTNQDAETARLYQASDSRPLGQPAGEAARVLTQQHPKSPIGQRLFQSNNRKKVGGAKGDEVGKSSKVNQVSPKRRGKRVAAFKRRSSSHSPTRKGLQGRKNSETDSDTDFKNVVMKSRASTIASGYSDPTANLSDPLRSVTPRVVSPALKQNLHPQTEKLQMSPRRRSTGAVTPDAPYLRPSYLDHVTMPPSLTTRSLSPNPTVSCQLLDLNTIQQTKPIKNTNYWGADN, encoded by the exons ATGGAATTTCGTTCAGGAGGTCTCCTGTTCACCTCCAAGTTTGATTCCGGCAACCTAGCAAGAGTAGAGAGAGTTCttgccgatgatgatgatgaacccgGTACACATAGGATTGGAGATCCTGGTATCAATCCGGATTATGAGTTCAACGTGTGGACCAATCCAGACTGTTCCGGGACTGAATTTGAAAATGGAAACAG AACCTGGTTCCATTTTGCCATCAAGGGATGTCCGATGAACAAGTTGGTCAAGATTAACGTCATAAACCTCAACAAACAGGGTAAACTGTACAACCAAGGCATGTCCCCCGTCGTCAAGGTGATGCCACAGAAACCAAAATGGGAACGTATCAGAGATAAACCCTCTACAGAG ACTGTAGATGGCCAGTTCACGATGTCATTTACATACCGATTTGAGTATCGCTTCTCCTGCGTGTACTTTGCTTTCTGCTATCCGTTCTCCTATGCCGAGTACCAGACCAAATTAGAAGAGTTGGATTCCAAGCTTGGTGCAGGTGGAGATATGTCTGCCAATAG CTCTCCAAACTCCATCTACTACCATCGTGAGCTGCTATGTTACTCAAGGGATCATCTACGAGTGGATCTGGTGACCATATCGTCATGTCATGGTTTGACTAAAGAAGAAGAGCCAAGACTTGACAGGTTATTCCCAGACCTTGATACGCCTAGAGCCAAGACGTTTAGAGGAAAGAGG gtttttttcctGAGCAGTCGGGTCCACCCGGGAGAAACTCCAGCCAGTTTTGTATTCAACGGATTCCTTGAATTAATTCTCCGTCCCAAAGATCCCCGTGCCATCCAGCTACGCAAACAGTACGTCTTCAAGCTAGTGCCGCTCCTCAACCCAGACGGCGTACAACGGGGTCACTACCGCACTGACCAAAGAGGGGTCAACTTAAATAGAATGTACTTGAACCCTGACCCCGAACTTCATCCGTCCATATATGCAGCCAAGAGTGTTATATTATATCACCACATACATTCCAG agttAGACCTCAGCCTAAAGATGCCCCACATACAAGTGACAGGCAGAATCAGCAAAGGCCAAAGACAAGTCACAGCCAAAGACAATCAGCAGCCAGAGTACCTACCAGACAATCAGTACAGAGTGCATACAGTACTAGGACTATCCCACAGAACCAAATGATATCCGACAAAGAGGACCCATTTGGTTCTGATGACATTGTAGAAACTGTATTAAAAAAGCCAAATGCTATTGTTATGGTACATGATAGTGTTACAGCTGTCAATCAAACCAAAGAAGGCGGGGACTCCCGTGTTGATACAGATACTGCTGCAGGGGGCGATTCTGGTCTTCCAGGTGGAGATGCCAACTCCAGATCTCTTGCCAATGGGCCCAATGTGCATTCCTTATCAGGACTACCAGATGGCTACGAAGCAAGCCATCCATTAAGTACTCTCACCTGGGATGCTTCTATAGAAGACTCTGATGGTGAAGATGGCGATTTATGCCAGAAGACTTCACAGCTATCACTCGCCGATTCCACAGCGCCCTCTACACCAGTTTCATGTTATAAACAAGAAGACTTATTAGCGGTGTCGCCTCAAGAAAGCGGAATCGCATTCTATGTCGACCTCCACGGGCATGCTTCCAAAAGAGGTTGTTTCATATACGGTAACCATTTGCCTATGGTGGAGGACCATATTGAGAATCTCCTTTATCCAAAGTTGATTTCAATGAACTCAGCATACTTTGATTTTGATGGGTGCAATTTTTCTGAGAAGAACATGTACACTAAGGATAAGAGGGATGCAGGGATATCAAAGGAAGGGAGTGGGAGAGTGGCAATACACAAAGCAACAGGGATTATACACAG TTACACCTTGGAATGCAACTACAACACTGGTAGATTCATGAATTCTATAGCACCAGCCACTATGGATGATGGGAAGGCTACACCGCCTCCTGTGGCTGGCTTCCCACCCAAATATACAATGGCACATTATGAAGAT GTTGGTAAGGCTGTGGCCATTGCAGCACTAGACATGACAGACACAAACCCATGGTCACGACTTGCTTCTACTGAGTATATGAGTGTACATGGGGTCAGAGGTTGGGTACAGCGATATCTACGTAGTGTACGGGGTGCCCCCAAGCTGCCAAATAAGATGTCAAGAGTGGCATCAAAAACCTCCAG TATTGTGGCTAGTGCCACCACCCAATCAGGTATGCATACAAGAGCAAGACAAGCACTCAGTGATACAGATGCACATCAGACATCTAGACACAACCAATCATTACATGAGAATACCGGTAACCATGCCAATAATAACTCAAATCGTAAACCAGTTATGGGGAGGCATCACCTGGGACCAGTAAGAG AAACAAGAGCAAGTATTGAGAGAAAGAAGCGCCTGGCACAAATTCACCAACAGCAGAGTCACCGTGAAGTTAGCAACAAACCACCTACAACATACAACACTCCCAGCCCCACATCTTACACAGTCAACACCCCTGCACCGTGTAGTAGTACATCCCATTCCCCTCTCAACCTAACATTCAGCAGTGGAGCAAGTCGGAACAAGCCACTCAGTCACGGGGCGGTGCAGGGCAAGTTGTCACTGACGCATAAGAACGTGGCTGGAGCTACGCATGTGAATAATTCTAACAATCAGGCGGCAGGTGGAGGAAAGGTTACAAATCAGATGCAGCCAGCTTCACACAG AATGCCTCCAAAAGGAACCAAGAAAGTAATAGAAGAGTTAATCACCCACATGGTAGTAAACTCCTTAGACACAATGAAGAAAACTACCAACCAAGATGCGGAGACAGCCCGACTATATCAAGCATCAGATAGCAGACCACTAGGCCAGCCTGCTGGGGAAGCAGCCAGAGTCTTGACTCAGCAGCATCCAAAGTCTCCTATTGGTCAGAGGCTATTTCAGTCAAACAATAGGAAGAAAGTAGGAGGAGCTAAAGGCGATGAAGTTGGCAAATCAAGTAAAGTGAACCAAGT CTCTCCAAAGAGGCGAGGTAAGCGGGTGGCAGCATTCAAGCGTCGCAGCTCATCACACAGTCCAACAAGGAAGGGTTTACAAGGTAGAAAGAACAGTGAAACTGATAGCGATACTGATTTCAAGAATGTAGTGATGAAATCAAGGGCATCTACCATTGCTAGTGGCTACTCGGATCCCACAGCTAATCTAA GTGATCCATTACGTTCTGTTACGCCTCGAGTTGTCAGTCCAGCATTGAAACAAAACCTTCATCCACAAACAGAGAAACTACAGATGTCACCTAGAAG gcGAAGTACGGGTGCAGTCACCCCTGACGCTCCCTATCTTAGACCCTCATATCTGGACCACGTGACAATGCCTCCATCATTAACTACAAGG AGTTTGTCACCTAATCCCACAGTCTCATGCCAGCTGCTAGACCTCAATACCATACAACAAACCAAACCTATCAAAAACACCAATTACTGGGGGGCTGATAACTGA